aattttgattttgaatttttcataCCCTTAACGGCCAGACCAAACGGAGTTAAAGTCAAGTTTCTATTAAAGCTACAATCCTCTACACTCATCTCCATTTTGTTCCCCAAATTTTTGGCCGTTGATGATGGGCCCATTAGATCTTGGCCATGAAAAGTTTCTGGACGGTTGACTGACAACTGTCCAAGCCCTTCCTCCCTGGTCCTTGATGTTGTCAGTTAGTACCATGGGCAGGGTGGATGAAGAGTTGGAATATGCTAAACTTTGGGGTCTGGAGTTAATTCAATATTCCACAATGGCAAATTGATAAAATAGACCGTCAGATTTTCGTAAAATCTCATATGGGTCCTAATATATAAACCAAAGCCTATTGTGCTCAAAATTTTACCTTTCATGAATTTGCATGATTGCGTTGTTTCGTCAAATCACTTTGGAGagagtttagaaaaattttccaacaccTTATCGGAAATAATATATGTggtaaaaaagtaattgaagGGCCAAGGGGGACATGGTGCcctaagtttgaaaatttttaatttatagtGTGTAAAAATATGAACAAGATAAAGTTGGCCTCCctaatttttgacaattttagattatattatgagagtatatatatatatatatatatatatatgaattagcaACCTTTGAagtaattttttcttcaaaacaagttatttatttttattatgctaattatttaactttcaaaaaattaaacatataatttgatgatccatagtaaattgacccaatatgatatattatttttttcaataatgaaGATAATCAAAACGAAACTCCAAAACAAGATAGAAGATAATTTTTTGATTGATTGCCTAAATGTGtacataaaaaagaaagttgCTCGAAAATTTAGCACTAATTCAATCATAGATAAACTTAGTTTTATAAACGAGCATAAAGCTCAATTTACTTTTAagaaaagagattggaatttcAAGGTATGTTAatataacttttatcttttttaaaatgaaaatagttatattttgtttttgcacaagtgacatattggagtatcttctcataatgtgcaattgatttgtgatattataagatatttaatcagaggttatttcttgtcttaattttcaTTATGACTATTCTGCATATTTAGGAAATAGACATTCCTTTATAataaaagttaatatttgatattttaagatgtcatatatttaaatggatggaaattattttgaatataacatattaagataatttggttagaaaaaattttgacccctaaagaaaaaaaatcctgaCTCCGTCACTAGAAAGACATATATTGACTTTTACATTATCAGATTAAAAGGCACACGAGTTGAACAGGCTAGTTTGTTCAAAAAATCCTTTAGAAATGAGGAGGTCATTTAATAAGAGCTTTTCTGTTCTGTTTTATCGCCAATGTTCATGTCATCGGGAAACGGCAGCTTTTGAAGTGGGAGTCGACTAGACGAAAATGACTAGGaattattttcatgaacattCACTGTTATGGTCCCAACTACCATTGAGAAGTTGCCTTTGCACGCTGGATATTCAATACTAGCCAAGTGACATGCAATCCAAAATGCATCATCTCATAGTCCCGGAATGCAATCACAATCTCGTCTTTTTCTTCAGTAAAGAACTGGATCAGTTTGCTAATGTGGTTTTCTTGCCTTCCAAATGCATAGACAAGGTTCCAGTAATGTCAATGGCATACTTTCACAGACTGATGCCTAACGATTGAATAACCTGCAGGCATTTTCAGCCAGGAATGTAATGTGAGAAGGCAAGTTGAGAATCATTGCAGGAACTACTATCTTCTTTTTCACCATTCAACAAGCGACTGAAAGAATTGACATCTTGAGTTACATTCAAATTGAGCACAGTACATGTACAAATTAAACCAATCACATTCCGTTGCCCTCCTGTTGTACCCCGAAATAAGGGGGAAAGAATCGCTACATAGCAAATTATGGGTCACAGAGCTCCACGAGCATACGACTATTATGGTACACGGAGTTGGAGAAGAAGAGGGAAAGGTATAGGAACAATGATAGCATTACAACTCATACGTGACTGGAAGACCTATCCACAGAAGAAGCCTTCTAGGTCGATCTAGAAATCTTGCTTGCCATGCAGGTTCCTCATTCTCCCGAACAAAACCACTTTAGAGGTATAGATTCTTTGCTGGCTCATTATCAACGGCAACATGGACATACAAATCACTTATACCTGAAAAGTATGACAGTTTATTTGAAGTCAAATGAAGTACATCAGCTTAAATCTATAAAACGTAACATCACGAAATTAGACAGGAAGTGGTTTCTTAAGAACCTAATGTGGACAAAATACAAACATCCATGCACGTATATTCAAACACAGAACAGCTTTACCAACAGCAATACTTACACTTGTTACTTTATTGTTTTAATAGAAATAACCATGCACATGCAGATTCACACAGAGCACAGCTTTACAAACAGCAATACTTACATTTGGGCACTACTTTATCATGTTAATATGAGAAGTACCAGAAAAGAGAAAGATGCACTCTTTCAGATGTAAACAATATTTTTCGCAGTCAAATCCTCACTTGTAATCAAGAGTGCTTTCTGATAATCAATTACTTCCTTGCATTTGAATAGAAGTTTATGTACATATTGGAATAGGTTGTATCTACTGGTTTAAATTACAACTGTAAGTCAATCTCACATATGTATGTATGCATGTATGTATATATTCAGCTCTTTAATGATAAGGTGACCATGGAAAGAAACCAATCATTATATGCAAAATTGAGGACAAGGGAATATAAATCAATAGGAGACAAACAGAGGTTACCCCAATTTCTAGCAACTATCTTTGCTTTTGCAATGACATCATAACCCAAGCCATTTCTTCGTAGTTCCCTGGCAACACATACATTGCTCAGGTATGCCCTAGCAAAATCAGCTCCAATTCCCTGTCAAGATATAGAGTCAAATTCTTAACTGCTTTGCCTTTACATTCAAGCCATATCTCCAAAGAGACTTAGCTGCTGGACTTTACCATTGCCCAAACATGAAACTAGTGTAATAATTACCTTTGGCTTCATTCCTGTTATTTCATCTGGAAGCCTGATACACTGGTTAAGGTCTAAGGTACCAACAACCACTCGTTCCTCTTGACCTTTTGAAAACTGCGAAACCACAACAGCATAAAACATCTAAATGTGCTGCAAAATTATGCAAACAAAGGGAGACAAAAATAGGTCATAACCTTGTGATGAAGCAATGAACAAAACATCATCAGCATGTTCTCAAAAAGATTCAAGTTAATTCCAAAATGAGcagcaaacatcatgaatctgAAGGTTCCTCACTAATCCATTCATTCATCCCAAAACAGAAAACAGCAACAACATAATTTTATAAACAGGTAAAAGTACTTGTGCCCTTTAATACAGAACAGATCGTTGACATTTCTCTTATTAAAATACTGCCCCTCCATCTACCACGTTAAGTTATAGCGTAAGGGTggcaaaatatacaaaattaaagaaGATCTTAACCACAAATTTAGCTATAAACATGGAATCCAGAATGTGACAAAACATAGATTCCGCCTTCAATGATAACTAATTTAAGATTTGACGTTATGAAATCTGTTTAGAAAAGATAGTTGCTTGAAAACTCAAATTACAaacaaatttctcacaaaaccaGTTGAAGGATGTATAAAAAATTCATAGGCACACCAGCCCATTGGACTGTTGGTAAGCCAAGTCCAGCTCACATTCTGACACCTTTACCCCATTCTGAATGCTTACACGACCATATGACATTATGTATACCGACTTTTTGACATTTCTCTTATTAAAATACTGCCCCTCCATCTACCACGTTAAGTTATAGTGTAAAGGTggcaaaatatacaaaattaaagaaGATCTTAACCACAAATTTAGCTATAAACATGGAATCCAGAATGTGACAAAACATAGATTCCGCCTTCAATGATAACTAATTTAAGATTTGACGTTATGAAATCTGTTTAGCAAAGATAGTTGCTTGAAAACTCAAATTACAaacaaatttctcacaaaaccaGTTGAAGGATGTATAAAAACTTCATAGGCACACTAGCCCATTGGACTGTTGGTAAGCCAAGTCCAGCTCACATTCTGACACCTTTACCCCATTCTGAATGCTTACACGACCATATGACATTATGAATACCAACTTTTTGAGCAGATTTTGCACAGCCTTCTGAACTTATGATCATCAGATAATATACAGGAAAGCCTTGTTGCCTTtttgctttcctttttcttccttctcttaAAATGTATGAGctaaaatttaaaactagaTGGGGTATCCTGTGCTCAATAATGTCTCAGCATTTGAATGTGCAGATTGAGTGAGACACTGTCAATCTTTCAGTGCAATAGAAGGGAACAGAAAAATGAAATGACAAATTGAAGAATAAACACTTGGTCAACCATATATTGCCTTCCCTAATGTTCTTCTACTTGGGAACAGTCTAGCATTAGCAAGGACTGTGACCACAAATTAGAATTATCATGGTCAATCAAAAGCATCAACTCATACTCAAAATATCTTGTGCACAGCCAGCAAACCAGTCATACCAATCTTCACACAACCAGTAGATTGTGACACAGCAATGGTGACAGACCATTTGAACCAGAACTTGAAACTATCTACTGAACTCTAACAGACAAAGCAGACCATACAAGATAAGCCTGCAGTCTAAAACTAACAGAGTAGGATGATGCCGACTCATTTTGCAAGTAATATCTACTGAACCCTGATCTTCGAAGattcaaaccaagaaatcaaCAATAACGAAAGCTCATAAGTTTACAAGTTAATCACAACTGAGGGACAAAGCCCCACTAATGAAACAAAGAAGAGaatgggagaaaaaaaaaaaggtacaagCAAAAAAATGGCAATTACAAAACATTCCATATCCATTAAATGTTTATACACATGGATAAAACTGGCACTGCTAATATACCATTTAGAGATGACAGTATTTAAATTGAGTATTAGGAACAAGACAGAACAAGAGTTACCTTGCAagacttgcatatatcatctgAGATGGTTGCTACATGTGACCATGGTAATGTAGCATTAATACAAGAGACCTTTTTAAAGCCCAACCGCGTCCCTGCTATCCGTTCCTTAAGCGCCTTGTATTCATGTTCGGCCAAGTACCTTATATGGTCCTAATAATACTTGACAAGGAGAACATACTATCAGCATTACATTGATCATTTTACACATACATAGTACTGCCTAAATGTCATCAAAATCATTTCACATCAGTTGTAGATTATGTATTTTAATAGAAGCATTACATACATGGCAAAGCACTCGAATCAAACAGTTCAGCTATGGCTTCTTTTCATCTGAATCAAATCCAGCTTACTCTATCAGCACGAGGTTCATATACAGCCAATAAATCATCTTGATTACCAATACGCTTCCCCTGTTGCCAAGtttctatttttaaaaaatcccaTAAGTTTCTTATCACTCTTAACAAGAAATTAAGCAAGAACAACTAAATCACACACAAAAAACTAAGATAAGCAAAGAACAAGAATCTagagttaaaaaaaagaatttttttttatcaaggcAACATGAAGGGATTTGAGTTTGGAATCCTCAGActcacttgaatgccaaagtccTGGTCTTGGAAGTCATAGAAAGTTCGGACGCGGAGACAGGCTGCAGCCCAGAGCTCAGTGTCCAAAGTGGCTTCAGAGACATCTAGGAATGACTTGTCAATTCTTATTTTTTGTGGTGCTGATTCCTTTGTGGTTGGATGTGGTGTTTGCTGGTGGTTATAAAGTTCCGAAGAGATGGACAGTGACAAAAATGGTGGAGGTAGTTAGCGGTGGCAATGGGTGGCGATCAGGGCGGTGGTGGTGACGACAGGGTGGACTTTTGAGTTGAGCGGACAAGGTGATATTAGGATAGCCATTTCAAGTTTTCTCAATGTTTTCAAACCCTGATCATATCGGCAGTTGGACCGCAGGTCGGCCATGTGTTCGGTTCGATTCATAGCTTGTGTTGATCTGGATCAAGAATCGGTCAAAGTcgtaaaaaaaatttgttaaaacCGTTCAAACCGGTTCGAACCATTAACCgcgatttttcaatttttggtcaaaattgattgaattttcaattttgactGAAATTATCTAAACCTAATCTTCAGTTCACTCTTCACTCTTCAGATAGTCAGGGGTGTGTAAAgtcgaaaaatttcgatttcgaaaTCGATTTCGAATTGAATTCAAAAGTTCGAATTCGAAATTTCTGTAATTCGGAAGTGAATTCAGTAATTTCAATTTTGAATTGGTCGAAATCAGATCGAATtcgaaaatataatttttaaatttgaaattaccGATTTTGAATCGAGGAATTCGAAATaagaattcgaaatcgaaaattCGATATCAAATTCgaataataatatttatatataatataatagttTTAATAAtacacatataatatatattatatggggggaaggttgggttgggtggtacgggggagggagtgtaagcaagaggtcttgggttcgagtcctctttcttacactaaataaaaaaaaatgttaaaaaaaaatatatatatatatataatatatattatataacataataagttaataattgaaattgaaattgaaataataAGTTAATACATGACATtgcaaaaaccctaatccttACTCTTCCGCCGCAACTTCTTCCTCATCGCCTCTTCGTCACTGTCTAGTGTCTTCCTCAGAGTTGAGAGTCTCACCTTCTTTCCTCCGCCTCCACCGCCTGACTTACTGTCTCACTGAACTTCTTTCCTCCGCCTCCGACTCAGCTtactctctctcactctcggtTTCACCTAATAACTCCTCTTTCCCTCCGCTGCAGCATTCTTCCCTGTCTGACTTTACCCATCCTTTTTCGCTGCTTTCGGCCCTTCCACTGGGATGCTTTGCCGCCTAATGTGCTGAACCTCCATTGACCTCGAGTCCACGACCTGCAGCCCCAATTTCCCCCACCCAGCAAAACAGTCCAAGGCAGAAAGCCAAGAACTAAAGCAAAAAATTTAGCTAATCTCCGCAGAGTTTGCAAAGGAGGCAATTCTCCACCTTGCAGCAGTCACCATTGACCGACTAGAACCTAGTTGTTCTCTCTTGGTACTCGTTGAAGAGAATCAACATCTAGCTCAACTTGTGACTGAGAGTAAGAGGTACATTTCCATTGTTTTTCTTCTTAAGTAGTAATATTTCTTTCTCCGGTGATGATTATGTTGTAATTGATTGGTTGTTTTGATATTCTCTTGCTAAATCTCTCACTGTGTTTCTTCGGGCAGTAATAGAGAATCTCTTTGTgctctttttgttttcaaatttcttAACCTTAATATGAGCAGGAAAATAAATCACAACTTTTTTGGGGGATAAATATTAGCGACTGTATTGGGTAATGGGTATTAATATTTCGGTATAATTAATAGTATATCTGCTTGAAATTATGACTTTGAATTCTCTAATGGTGATTCTAATTTGGAGTATAGTAATTCAAGTTTGAGTAGTCAAGCCTATCCCTCAATCCCTCGGAAGTTGCAAATTGAAATGTTGTTTtacatttatgatttatttgaaatatttgttgTCTTATTTGTGTGAAATTTGGACTGGAATTGTTGCTTACATTTGTATTATTTGATAATAGTTGATTTGTATTATTTACTGGGattgttttgtatttggaaTTTGGACTAGAATGGTTGTATAAGTATTCACTGGAATGGTTGTATAAGTATTCTCGTATGAACTATGAAGTGGTAGAGTTCTTGTGATTTATGGTATTGGAAAGGCACTCTGGTTTGGATGTTTGTACAGGCCATAAGTAATTTCTGCAATTCAAATTCTGCTAGGATGATTGTGTAGGTTGTAATTGTTATGTTATCAGCTACTTAGCTTCATCATTTATCCTTTCCTCTTGAATTTGAGACAGCCGACTTGTGGAATCCAAGGGGACTGCATTAAATTTGAAcatgtttttccctttttgaacaagagaggagaaaaaaaagaattccaaatttaattcggtaTCGAATTCAAAATCAGAATTGGCcatttcgaaatcgaatttaGTCGGgaaaattccagtcaaaatttCGAAAATTTCCGATTTCAACTTCCGAATTACCGCTTTCGATTTCGATGCACAACCCTACAGTCAGTTAGTTCTTTTCGCTGCTTTGGTCTTCCTTCTTGCTTCCTCTACAATTGCCGAAATTGCCTGCCGTCTCTATTTCCTTTTCCTCTTAATGGCTTAACCCTAATCCCTTCTCCAAACTCCAAACTCCAAACTCCAATCTTGATCCATAGCAATCAGCAATGAAGTGTTTCTACTCACCGCACCGATtctaagccaaaaaaaaaaaactctggaATCAATCACGGACAGTGATCTATGGAACCTGCCATTTCCATCATATTAACACCTTATACCTTGCCTATGAAAGTTAAGCAAACCAAAACCATATGCAACTACATGAGGCAAATATTTGGActttaaaatgcaaaaaaaatcaGATAGCTGTCTAATGTTCAACCAATAGAGTTAGCATAAAGTGAGAGAGACTAGATGCTATGGTGTTGTGGAGAAGAAAACATTGAACAAACCTTTTGAAATTTCTTCTGTAATTCAGCATCCTGAGTAGCCACAAAGAAATGCTCAGAATTGTTTTCTCCAATAATATTAGTTATGCAACTGATAGCACTCTTCTGTTTCTCATGGTCACATTTGAATAAAAGGTTCATCAATGTTTCCTtacaaaaacaaactaaaaggaGAAAGATGATGCTACATGATCACTACTCATTTTTATACAAAAACGTTTTACAGATGTTTGGTTGTATAGGAGCCAATTAGAAAATCAAGTCAGTAGAACTTTAACTGTATTTAAAAAACTTCCAAAACTCCTCAGAGAAGTAAGAGGCACGCAAGGAAAAGCAAACCTTGCGGTTAACAGGTTACGAGCTGCATTAAGAGATTCAGCATAGGAGTTACCAAGGCTTCTCAACTCGCCAAGAACACATCTGCACCTAGGAGTGAAACCTTAAATGAGTAGTTAACAAACAAGTTATGCTCATCAAACATCTAGCACATCATACAGAACCACGTGAAAAGAACAACCTAGCATTGAAATCCTTTCATTCAAATGTAGCAGATTAGGATAATCCAATATTTAGTTCACAAAGTGCTCTGAGAAAGAATTATTGCATTTAACTTCCATTTAAAGGGACAAGTCACTATTTGCACAAACACAACTTGTTTTGTTGTAGGCATccaaccaccaccaccacagTGATGGACTTCATCACCACCTAGATCCATATCTACCATACAATCCCTTAAGGCCACCTGAGGAAGAAAATATATATCCTATACCACCTTTAATTTTGTACAATTGACTGCCCTACAAGAGTACCAACCAAATGCCTATAATCTGTACCACCATTGCATCATCCCGCCATTTTGTCACTTCTCATGCCACCAGAATGCATACCAAAAATGGTAATAGAACTTCACTTTTGTGCCAAGATATCTTTAACTtgaattttcattaaaaaaaaaggattaactTTCTATGCACTGACATtgcagtgattttttttttttttacactagcaGCCTTGAATGTATGACACATGTAcattatttgaatttcaaatttgaattcacATTATCTGACATGATCTAAACCTGCTTGTGTAAATAAATCTTTACACCGACAGTGTATGAAAATgttatctgaaaaaaaaaaatgctatggCAACCCCCTTGGTAGTTGTTATTATGGCCCAAGTCACAGATGCAACAGCACAAGTGTCAAGGATGCTTTAAATGCATTTTCACACAGTAGTACAATGAAACCATAAGCTAATGTTTACCTTCAGCAGGATGCATTTTTATCATCATAAGTTCAAGTTTCTGTACCATCACTATCAAGAGTACTTCTTTACTCTACAAACTTCTATTTTGCCTGATAATCAGATTTCAGCACAACGCCTCAACTTTAATACCAGAACTGTTTTTTGCACAAATCCTATAAGTGTCTATGATATCTGCATATTACCAAAAGTTAGACTCTCCAAAGAATACGTTGTTACAAACATCAAAAGGAAGTTTTCACTCTCTCCCTTTCTTCTTCTCCATGTCTCTTTATCTCATCTATATTTCATATGAAAACTCGGCccttttttggttttaaagaTATCTCCTTTCAGGTCCCTCGCTAACTATAATCTATTCTGATGTAATTTAGttacaaccaaaactcacaaaaAAACAATGTGAATTTCTTCAGCTTACAATTTCTTTTAGCCGCTTACCTTAACAGGGGGGAAAAATAACATAAGAAGCCATGGCTTGGAACACAGTTTTGAAAGTATTAccagaaaattaaaaaactaaCAATGCAAGTCATCTGAAAGATTTTGTCTAAACTTTTTGTGCAGCAAAAGGAAGCCATTAGACCTGGTAGTAAAAATCTTTACTGGGGCACCTAAAGCATTAGCCAACGCAGTATCAGCAGGAGTGATCTTATTGA
The genomic region above belongs to Coffea arabica cultivar ET-39 chromosome 7c, Coffea Arabica ET-39 HiFi, whole genome shotgun sequence and contains:
- the LOC113699299 gene encoding uncharacterized protein; this translates as MRVKKQKRHRKAFRFYTACFGFRELFKVLCDGTFVHHLLLNKITPADTALANALGAPVKIFTTRCVLGELRSLGNSYAESLNAARNLLTAKCDHEKQKSAISCITNIIGENNSEHFFVATQDAELQKKFQKVCSMFSSPQHHSI